From Rhodococcus antarcticus, the proteins below share one genomic window:
- the mshB gene encoding N-acetyl-1-D-myo-inositol-2-amino-2-deoxy-alpha-D-glucopyranoside deacetylase, whose translation MSERPRLLLVHAHPDDETITTGGTIAVHVAAGAEVTVLTCTLGEEGEVIGSRWAGLVAGAGNSLGGYRISELATALAHLGVTGGPRFLGGAGRWRDSGMAGTPAALHPRSFVQARDDAVEQAMVSVLRELRPHVVVAYDPAGSYGHPDHVRVHRVTTAAVARAGDPAAFPGTGEPWSVAKVYWTVVERTALVEGLAALGELPPGWRLPADGELPSEPDERVDAVVDVRPVLAAKLAALAAHATQVTVAPGGHAFALSNDVAQPVLAEEHYVLAHGRAGELGPDGREHDLFAGVDL comes from the coding sequence GTGAGTGAGCGTCCCCGCCTGCTGCTCGTGCACGCCCACCCCGACGACGAGACCATCACCACCGGCGGCACCATCGCCGTCCACGTCGCGGCCGGGGCCGAGGTCACGGTGCTCACGTGCACCCTGGGCGAGGAGGGCGAGGTCATCGGGTCGCGCTGGGCGGGGCTGGTGGCCGGGGCGGGCAACTCCCTCGGCGGCTACCGCATCTCGGAGCTCGCCACCGCCCTGGCGCACCTGGGCGTGACCGGGGGGCCCCGCTTCCTCGGCGGAGCGGGGCGCTGGCGCGACTCGGGCATGGCCGGCACCCCGGCCGCCCTGCACCCGCGCAGCTTCGTCCAGGCCCGCGACGACGCGGTCGAGCAGGCGATGGTGTCCGTGCTGCGGGAGCTGCGCCCGCACGTCGTGGTCGCCTACGACCCCGCCGGCAGCTACGGCCACCCCGACCACGTGCGCGTGCACCGGGTGACCACCGCGGCCGTGGCCCGCGCCGGCGATCCGGCGGCCTTCCCGGGCACGGGCGAGCCGTGGTCGGTCGCGAAGGTCTACTGGACCGTGGTCGAGCGCACTGCCCTGGTCGAGGGCCTCGCCGCACTGGGAGAGCTGCCGCCGGGCTGGCGGCTGCCGGCGGACGGCGAGCTCCCCAGCGAGCCCGACGAGCGGGTGGACGCCGTCGTCGACGTCCGTCCGGTGCTCGCCGCCAAGCTCGCCGCGCTCGCCGCGCACGCCACCCAGGTGACCGTGGCCCCGGGTGGGCACGCCTTCGCCCTGTCCAACGACGTGGCGCAGCCGGTGCTCGCCGAGGAGCACTACGTGCTGGCCCACGGTCGCGCGGGCGAGCTCGGGCCCGACGGCCGCGAGCACGACCTGTTCGCCGGGGTGGACCTGTGA
- a CDS encoding ABC transporter family substrate-binding protein, translating into MRVRGSGALVALGVVAVLAGCTANPAPVVSTTQTATATPAPTTPATTSVVVAVDDLGTGFNPHLLADQSPVGTAVANLVLPSAFRPSSASSGWTVDTSLVTSAKVTSTAPFTVTYVLRDEAQWSDGAPVAAEDFRYLWQQMSTQPGVVDPAGYGLVDDVQSSGGGKTVTVTFSSMYPAWRQLFTGLLPSHLLKDSPGGFSGALDDRLTLSASRFSVASVDRDRGEVLLQRNDRFWDAPAALDQILLRRDGTAGQLGESLRTGDAQVAMIRANVATRSQVRGVPGLSTTDVAQPTVMQVAVDTQDPRLADAGVRRGLLGLLNQDVLTTIGTGLDATTDPTVGRARAQVLAPSQPGYRATEPTPLTVTQARGLLAAGGYTFSGGHYRQGATDLSLVLGADKADPVATAVAQAAADQLTVAGVDATVSPLPSAALYGTALPSGTVDLVVGRAAVGGDLATTLVSRFACPTTGASQPTTGASQPTTGASQPTTGAPQPTTGASQPTTSASTDTPAPAVRAGNVSGLCDPQIDSQVRQALTGAASATDVAAGLEPLLWNQGAVLPLYQDSVLFAVRSDVVGVNPPGPLLGGPLAGAAAWTKAGS; encoded by the coding sequence GTGCGGGTGCGCGGGTCCGGTGCTCTCGTCGCCCTCGGGGTCGTGGCCGTCCTCGCGGGCTGCACCGCGAACCCGGCTCCGGTGGTGAGCACCACGCAGACGGCCACCGCCACCCCGGCGCCCACCACGCCCGCGACCACCTCGGTCGTGGTGGCGGTGGACGACCTCGGCACCGGGTTCAACCCGCACCTGCTGGCCGACCAGTCGCCGGTGGGCACCGCCGTCGCGAACCTGGTCCTGCCCAGCGCGTTCCGGCCGTCGTCGGCGAGCTCCGGCTGGACCGTGGACACCTCGCTGGTCACGTCCGCGAAGGTCACCTCGACCGCGCCGTTCACCGTCACCTACGTGCTGCGCGACGAGGCGCAGTGGTCCGACGGCGCCCCGGTGGCGGCCGAGGACTTCCGCTACCTGTGGCAGCAGATGTCCACCCAGCCCGGCGTGGTCGACCCCGCCGGCTACGGGCTCGTGGACGACGTGCAGTCCTCCGGCGGCGGCAAGACCGTCACCGTGACCTTCTCCTCGATGTACCCGGCGTGGCGCCAGCTGTTCACCGGGCTGCTGCCCTCGCACCTGCTCAAGGACTCCCCGGGCGGGTTCAGCGGTGCGCTGGACGACAGACTCACCCTGTCGGCCTCCCGCTTCTCGGTGGCCTCGGTCGACCGCGACCGCGGTGAGGTCCTGCTGCAGCGCAACGACCGGTTCTGGGACGCACCCGCCGCGCTCGACCAGATCCTGCTCCGGCGCGACGGCACGGCCGGGCAGCTGGGCGAGTCGCTGCGCACCGGCGACGCGCAGGTGGCCATGATCCGCGCGAACGTGGCCACCCGCAGCCAGGTGCGCGGGGTCCCCGGGCTCTCCACGACCGACGTGGCCCAGCCGACGGTGATGCAGGTAGCAGTGGACACCCAGGACCCGAGGCTGGCCGACGCCGGGGTTCGGCGTGGTCTGCTCGGCCTGCTGAACCAGGACGTGCTCACCACCATCGGGACCGGGCTCGACGCCACCACCGACCCCACCGTCGGCCGGGCTCGCGCCCAGGTGCTGGCCCCCTCCCAGCCGGGCTACCGGGCCACCGAGCCCACCCCCCTCACCGTGACGCAGGCCCGCGGCCTGCTGGCCGCCGGTGGCTACACCTTCTCCGGCGGCCACTACCGCCAGGGCGCGACGGACCTCTCGCTGGTCCTCGGGGCGGACAAGGCCGACCCTGTCGCCACAGCCGTGGCGCAGGCCGCCGCCGACCAGCTCACGGTGGCCGGGGTGGACGCCACCGTCTCGCCGCTGCCCTCGGCCGCGCTCTACGGCACCGCGCTCCCGTCGGGGACGGTGGACCTGGTGGTCGGCCGGGCCGCGGTCGGCGGCGACCTCGCCACGACCCTGGTCTCCCGGTTCGCCTGCCCCACCACCGGTGCCTCGCAGCCCACCACCGGTGCCTCGCAGCCCACCACCGGTGCCTCGCAGCCCACCACCGGCGCCCCGCAGCCCACCACCGGTGCCTCGCAGCCCACCACCTCGGCGTCCACCGACACGCCCGCCCCGGCGGTCCGCGCGGGCAACGTGTCCGGGCTCTGCGACCCGCAGATCGACTCCCAGGTGCGGCAGGCCCTGACCGGGGCCGCCAGCGCCACCGACGTGGCTGCCGGGCTCGAGCCGCTGCTGTGGAACCAGGGCGCCGTCCTGCCGCTGTACCAGGACTCGGTGCTGTTCGCGGTGCGCTCCGACGTGGTGGGGGTCAACCCGCCCGGGCCGCTGCTGGGCGGTCCGCTCGCGGGCGCGGCCGCGTGGACGAAGGCCGGCTCGTGA